CAAAAAACGCTTGAAAGCTAATGACACTGGTGATTCCCAGTCCGCCCtcgaatcatcattcaaccttcctccaccccctccccctcccaCTAAAGGCAGTGAATCGGCCCATGAACCCACTGCTATCCCCGAAGAGACCGTCGCGGCCACTTCGGAGCCTATCGAGGGAATGGCAGAATGGAAAGATACCTTGGAGGGATACACCAGGGAATGGCAAGCTGAATCTTCCATCGCGAGAGAGAAAGCCCTGAAAACTAGACAAAGGATCGAAAAGGAAAATGCAGATgccgagaagaagatgaaagaagagttggaaaaggagaaaaaaGCCAAATTggcagaggagaagaaaaagagagatgaacaGAGATTAAAAGAGGAacttgaaggtgaagctgaaagcAGGAAGGGGGGTCTAAAAGGACATGGAGGAgatagagagaagaaagtcaaagaagcttgGGAACTTGTTGGAGATAAAAAGGGTGATGATAAGACCACGGCTGAGACTGATGTGAGGGGTCCTACGGGCAAGGAACAATCGAAGAAGGAAGCTTCCAAGCCTGTGAGTGGGCGATCTCGCTCTTCTTGTTATTAGACCTTGCATCTTGACATAAATTCATTTCCATTGTCCTACTAGTATATATCTGACTCCTCCTTTTCGCAGCTATCCTACGATCCCACTCGATCTACCGACCCCATCCCTCCAATCTTCCAAGACCCCGTACCCGCAAGCCAAACCACCGCTCCGACCGAATCAGCAACCTTATCCAGACACTCTGCAACTTCCGGCGCATGGGAAGAACTTTCTCGAGGTTCACCATCCGGATCATCAGGAGAGGAAGTCTCAAGACCTCAATCGAACTCTGAAGAATCGGATATTGTCAatattccttcttcatcctctaaacgaggagatgatcatcaacaaccacaaccacctTCACAGCCTCcttcactcactttgagCTTATTCAACCCTTCTCAATTGACCTTCCGAAGGGTGTTAGCTGTTATCGGAATCAATCTCGTATTACCCTTTGTGAACGGTGTTTTCCTAGGATTCGGTGAGATCTTCGCTAGAGAGGTGGTCAGAGTAGGTAAATTGGTTTGGAGAGGTGAGAGAACGTGGTTTGGATTGGGTAGAGGCGCAGCTGGAAGAGGTACGAGTGGAGTAGGTCTGAGTGGTGGTTTTTAGATTGTTTTGAACATCCCAAAACGAAAGATATCATGGGTAGAGGTACGGATTACAGTAGGTTCATAGATACTTGTATGATATCTCGGTAATTTACATGTcatgatatatcattctATACATACATTCAATCGTACAGGTTCCAGATCCAAAAAATGGCAAATCACTCGAGCCCGTGTAAGTGCTCAATGTATACTTTATCAAGAGACGGAATCGCGTTAAATCGTAAATGGGATAAGGATAACTCATTATGGACTTTCTATTCTAATGGTTCCACTCcctttttcccttctttcgaATGGCTGTTATCTTTGATATGACCTCTTATCCTCTAGCTTCTAGTTTACCCACTAACCAATCCATACCCTCAAACAATCCTATCCCAGTTAACGCACTACATCCCATAATTTGCCATTCCCTCTCTCTGAGATCTGTCAGACCTAAAGCTTCGGAAACTTGAGCAGGAGTTAGACGTCCTTGCGATATGGGTAAATCCTGTTTATTCGCCAACACCAATAAAAGGGATGTTTTCAATTGCTACCAAAAGAAAAACAACAATATCAATTTTTGAAAAACCTTGCGAATAAAGCCATTGATCCATTTTGTTGATGGTGAACTTACCTCATCTGCAACTAATTTCATTAATTCCTGCTTGACCATACCCAATCTCGCACTATCGCTCGAATCAATGACCAATATAATCGCTTCTGTGCCCAGGAAATACTGCGACCAACTTGATCTTAGGGACGTCTGTCCACCTATATCTATCAGACCGAAGCGTACACCTTTGTAATCGTATATCTCATGGTTGGATCCCACGGTCGGGGCGGAAGCTACGACGGATCCCATCGTTATCCGATAGAGTATCGTTGACTAAAGAGAACCGAGAGACTCAGTAAGATCCGTTTCAGAGGATTATAGAAGAAAAGTAGGGACGTAAAGGAATGTTTATGACCATGAGACTCACTTTACCAGCATTGTCTAATCCCAGTATCAACACTTTGGTCTCTCGTTTCGAAAATAGACGCGACCATAATGAAGAAAAGGTGACTGATGGGGTCAGAGGAAGGAAGCGATTAGCTAAAGAGCGACATGATCAGAATACGCAAGCTCACCTCCCATCTTTCTCGGCTGCGTGATGCTCTTGCTGCGTCTTGACTTGGTGAGATCTATGCATAGTAATCATCCGTATAATCGAGCTACAAGCAAGCTTGGGAGATGATCGTCAACAGTCACTCTAAGGACGAGACGAGGGTGAGCCATGTGGTGTACACGtgtctttttctcttttcttaCTTGCTTGTCCCATTTAAGCGGGATGAAAAAGTTGGGAATTTGTCGAAAAGACTAAATCTACCTCCCCTTGGACGATTTCGAAGTAAGGTGGTACTAGAGAACattgcatatatatatacatcactGACCCACCCAAAGATACAATTTCAGCAGATTCTCAATCCGACCTACTACCAGTAACTTTGGCTTCAGTAGATCGACtggaacaagaagaaagtcaagTGCTGGAAGGAAATTATCAGCATATCTTGAAACGTCAAAATTCTTTCGATCCTTCAATCGATACTGATTAATTAGCTATGAGTGGACGAGGTGGCTTCTCAGGTAGAGGCGGTGGTgatagaggtggaagaggtggattcagaggtgagtgatcatgcTTGTAACGGATCAAAGTCTGAAAGCGGAGTCAAGGGCTGGATGAGCAGCTTGTAACCTTCAGTGATACCTCACAGCGTTATTTGTACAGAGAGATGATGTATATACTGACTCTTTTCTCTCGGGATCTATAGGcggtggtagaggtggacgaggtggattCGGTCAGAGGGATTTTGGACCGCCCGAAACCGTACAGGGTGAGTATTTTTTCCTCCTTGAACAGTAAACTGGTCATATGATAATCGCTGATTGACGTGATTGATATATACTTTCAGAAATCGGTTCATTCCTCCATCCCGTCGAATCCGAAATGCTCTGTTCCCTGGCTATCCCTACTAAAATACCATATTTCAATGCTCCCATCTACCTGCAGAACAAGACTCAGATCGGTAAAGTCGATGAAATCCTCGGTCCTATAAATCAAGTTTACTTCACTGTTAAGATGGATCAGGGGATGTTAGCTTCCAGTttcaagaaagaagataaagttTACATCTCCGGTGAGAAATTGTTACCTATAGAGAGGTTTTTACCTAAACCTAAGACTGCTGGTGGGAAAGGTATGTTATAATCTCACTTCATGTGAATGTAGAGAAGAATCGCTGATATTTGGCTTAATTTTGAATTATCTGTTCATCCCATAGTCGAGAGTGAGtatacatattcatcttgTGTCCAATTCGAATTTCGATTTACTCCTCTTTCTGCATACTTGACCTTTTCAATTTCACTACCATATCCCACGCCCACCCGATACATGATGATACATTAACTCAGCTCACTCCGAAACATCTATCAAAGATATTCTTGAGGCTATCTTATATATATTATATCTGATCCAACTTACTCCTGCTTTGATTTCTCATACTTGGCTCGTATCATATGAGGATTAAGCTGACTCAATTCTGCTACAGAACGAGGTGGTGCtcgaggtggtagaggaggtgCAGGCGGCcgaggtggtcgaggtggacCTCCAGGTcgaggtggacgaggtggattCTCAGCCCGTGGTGGACCTGGTGGAAGGGGTGGTGCtcgaggtggatttggaggtggtagaggtggtggtgcgcctagaggaagaggcggtttcggtggtggaagaggtagaggtcAATAAAACAAATTCATTTAGATCAATAAACCCCAACCCATTTGCTTTCATTTATCTTGATTTCGTTTCGGGCATGTATTTTTTACCTTATTGGGTTAACTGAGTGACCGCTTTGTCTATTCGCAAGATACATAATTAACAATCATACATAACTTATACGTCCTTTCTCCCGTCTGATCAATCTATACGTTCCTCTTCATCGGATCGTACTTGATCTACAAATCCACTTCCCTATACCAAAGGTAaattttcatcctcattttCCAAACTCTCATCTTGCAAATTCTCTTTTGTCAGACCCTCTGGGATATACAAGCTCAGTATCACTGGGGGGAGCGTCATGAGAAACAGACTGATCCATGAAATTTGACGTCCTAGCGACAGGAGTGGGTATTCAGTTGATATAGAGAATAACCATCTGACGGAGAAGGGTATATACCACATGATGAGCTAGCTGCTACTGCTCTACGATCAGGTACATTGACTTACCCTGCGAAAGTTGGTCCGAAAGCTCTTCCTGATGCCTTATCAACGGTACAAAACACCAATTCAATTAAATAACCTGATCAGTACCACGAAAGAACGGATACCATACTATATGAGAATTCGATTATACTTACACCTGCGATTAGAGTGATGGCACTTCCTGTAGCTATCAGCTTCGGATAATCATCGAAA
The nucleotide sequence above comes from Kwoniella europaea PYCC6329 chromosome 1, complete sequence. Encoded proteins:
- a CDS encoding H/ACA ribonucleoprotein complex subunit 1 codes for the protein MSGRGGFSGRGGGDRGGRGGFRGGGRGGRGGFGQRDFGPPETVQEIGSFLHPVESEMLCSLAIPTKIPYFNAPIYLQNKTQIGKVDEILGPINQVYFTVKMDQGMLASSFKKEDKVYISGEKLLPIERFLPKPKTAGGKERGGARGGRGGAGGRGGRGGPPGRGGRGGFSARGGPGGRGGARGGFGGGRGGGAPRGRGGFGGGRGRGQ